A part of Paenibacillus sp. IHBB 10380 genomic DNA contains:
- the radA gene encoding DNA repair protein RadA: MAKGKTKFFCSECGYETPKWYGKCPGCQAWNSMVEESTVVVKTQGMNSSIFQSKEKPLSIINIESSKEDRVDTGIGELNRVLGGGIVPGSLVLVGGDPGIGKSTLLLQTSHSLSISGLRVLYISGEESVRQTKLRADRLGALSPELYVLCETNMEAIEEAIESIQPQFLVIDSIQTVYLPEVTSAPGSVSQVRECTARFMRVSKGMGIATVLVGHVTKEGAIAGPRMLEHMVDCVLYFEGERHHTYRLLRAVKNRFGSTNEIGIFEMGEVGLTEVENPSELFLSERPLGVAGSTVVASVEGTRPVLVELQALITPTHFPSPRRMCTGIDHHRMGLIIAVLEKRMGMFLQNQDAYLNVAGGVKLDEPAVDLAIAVSIASSFRDLPTKPYDVFFGEVGLTGEVRGVSRAEQRVKEAEKLGFKRVILPEKSLKGWKHPKGIELVGVTTVAKALSVALD; the protein is encoded by the coding sequence ATGGCTAAAGGTAAAACAAAGTTTTTTTGTAGTGAATGTGGATATGAAACTCCAAAATGGTATGGTAAATGCCCGGGGTGTCAGGCTTGGAATTCAATGGTAGAAGAGTCTACGGTAGTCGTTAAGACACAAGGCATGAATTCTTCTATTTTTCAGAGTAAAGAAAAGCCGCTCTCCATCATAAATATAGAGAGCAGTAAAGAAGACAGAGTGGATACCGGTATTGGTGAATTGAATCGGGTATTAGGTGGAGGCATTGTTCCAGGTTCACTTGTTCTAGTAGGTGGTGATCCCGGGATAGGAAAGTCGACTTTATTACTTCAAACTTCACATTCTTTATCAATATCAGGCCTACGGGTACTTTATATATCAGGGGAAGAATCGGTACGACAAACGAAATTACGCGCTGATCGATTAGGTGCGCTCTCTCCTGAGCTGTACGTATTATGTGAAACGAATATGGAAGCTATAGAAGAAGCTATTGAAAGTATTCAACCTCAATTTTTAGTTATTGATTCTATTCAGACTGTTTATTTACCTGAAGTCACCAGTGCACCAGGTAGTGTATCTCAAGTAAGGGAATGTACAGCTCGATTTATGCGTGTCTCTAAAGGTATGGGTATTGCTACGGTATTAGTGGGTCATGTGACCAAGGAAGGTGCTATTGCAGGACCTAGAATGCTTGAGCACATGGTAGACTGCGTTCTTTATTTTGAAGGAGAACGTCATCATACTTATAGATTGCTGAGAGCCGTTAAGAATCGGTTTGGCTCAACGAATGAAATTGGTATTTTTGAAATGGGTGAGGTGGGGTTAACTGAGGTAGAGAACCCATCAGAGCTATTTCTCTCAGAGCGTCCCCTTGGCGTAGCTGGTTCAACAGTCGTGGCTAGTGTCGAAGGAACAAGGCCTGTACTCGTGGAGTTGCAGGCACTGATTACACCTACTCATTTTCCATCCCCAAGACGCATGTGTACCGGAATAGATCATCATCGAATGGGACTCATTATTGCTGTATTAGAGAAAAGAATGGGCATGTTTCTTCAGAATCAAGATGCTTATCTAAACGTTGCGGGTGGTGTGAAGCTTGATGAACCTGCAGTAGATTTGGCGATTGCAGTCAGCATTGCCTCCAGTTTTCGCGATTTACCGACAAAACCCTATGATGTCTTTTTTGGAGAAGTGGGATTAACAGGGGAAGTCAGAGGTGTATCTCGTGCCGAGCAACGGGTGAAGGAAGCTGAGAAGTTAGGGTTTAAGAGAGTTATTTTACCGGAGAAAAGCTTAAAAGGATGGAAGCATCCCAAAGGAATAGAACTTGTCGGAGTTACTACTGTAGCAAAGGCATTATCGGTTGCGTTAGATTAG
- a CDS encoding UvrB/UvrC motif-containing protein, whose amino-acid sequence MLCQECGIKPATLHFTKIVNGEKTEFHICESCAREKGENIPGAAGGFSIHSLLSGLIDFDTASKIQSGTSQAAQSLRCEECGMTYTQFSKTGRFGCSSCYKYFDNRLDPLFKRVHGSTEHVGKIPKRGGAKIQVKRKLDELKHELQQRIVQEEFEEAANLRDQIRELEKEISEQ is encoded by the coding sequence ATGCTTTGTCAAGAATGCGGAATTAAACCCGCTACTCTTCATTTTACGAAGATTGTAAATGGAGAGAAGACGGAATTTCATATTTGTGAGAGCTGTGCGCGGGAGAAAGGTGAGAATATTCCTGGAGCAGCAGGTGGATTTTCTATTCACAGTTTGCTGTCAGGACTCATTGATTTCGACACAGCGAGTAAGATTCAGTCAGGTACCTCACAAGCGGCTCAATCACTTCGTTGCGAAGAATGTGGGATGACGTATACTCAATTTAGTAAGACTGGGCGATTTGGTTGTAGCTCATGTTATAAATATTTTGATAATCGTCTAGATCCTTTATTCAAAAGAGTTCATGGCAGTACGGAGCATGTTGGTAAAATACCGAAGCGAGGCGGCGCCAAGATCCAGGTGAAACGTAAGCTGGATGAGCTAAAGCATGAGCTACAGCAACGTATTGTACAGGAAGAATTTGAAGAGGCAGCAAACCTTCGAGATCAGATTAGAGAGCTTGAGAAAGAAATATCCGAACAATGA
- the pssA gene encoding CDP-diacylglycerol--serine O-phosphatidyltransferase, with protein MITKSIPNMFTLGNLFLGMIGMMMALQGKFSMAAIMVIIAMLLDGLDGRLARALHVQSEFGKELDSLSDVISFGVAPALIMYMVTLQGMPDSLAWTVTAIFPMCGALRLARFNVRRGIPGFFVGLPIPIAGGVLATLSLFYKEISGTYMIIAMLLLSYLMVSRVRYPNFKKVGLPKKAVMFTPIVIIVAVAIAVIFPEQISKLIFIPLVVYAVYGVKQSVERGMRRRRNKATEEETVHSDNN; from the coding sequence ATGATAACAAAGTCTATTCCGAATATGTTTACCTTAGGTAATCTATTTCTCGGAATGATTGGAATGATGATGGCACTGCAGGGGAAATTTAGCATGGCTGCTATCATGGTCATTATTGCAATGTTGCTGGACGGTTTAGATGGACGCCTAGCTCGAGCACTGCATGTACAAAGCGAATTCGGGAAGGAATTAGATTCTCTCTCGGACGTTATCTCTTTTGGTGTAGCACCTGCACTTATTATGTATATGGTTACATTACAAGGGATGCCTGATTCATTAGCTTGGACGGTTACGGCAATTTTCCCGATGTGTGGAGCGCTCCGTTTAGCTCGGTTTAATGTTCGACGTGGAATTCCTGGATTTTTTGTTGGGTTACCAATTCCAATTGCGGGTGGTGTGCTTGCTACATTATCCTTGTTCTACAAAGAGATCTCTGGCACTTATATGATCATTGCTATGTTATTGCTTTCTTATTTAATGGTAAGTCGAGTGAGATACCCTAATTTCAAGAAAGTTGGGCTACCTAAGAAGGCAGTTATGTTTACGCCTATAGTAATCATAGTGGCTGTGGCAATTGCAGTTATTTTTCCAGAACAAATTTCTAAACTGATCTTTATTCCTTTGGTTGTATATGCGGTCTACGGTGTGAAGCAAAGTGTGGAAAGAGGAATGAGACGTCGTCGTAATAAAGCAACTGAGGAAGAAACGGTACACTCTGATAATAACTAA
- a CDS encoding CtsR family transcriptional regulator gives MRNISDIIEQYLKNILHESPEGTIEIQRNDLADKFSCVPSQINYVISTRFTLEKGYLVESKRGGGGYIRIQRIDLPEHSGLHTHLRQTIGEGIDQTMAEGLIYQLEGSCFLSKREANLMRAAISRECLMIKLPYRDEIRARIMKAMLISLLGK, from the coding sequence ATGCGCAATATCTCCGATATTATAGAACAATATCTGAAGAATATTCTGCATGAAAGTCCCGAAGGAACAATAGAAATTCAGCGCAACGATCTGGCAGATAAATTCTCCTGTGTACCATCGCAGATCAATTATGTCATCAGTACTCGTTTTACGTTGGAGAAGGGCTATCTCGTGGAGAGTAAAAGGGGTGGTGGAGGTTATATTCGCATACAGAGAATTGATCTTCCTGAGCATTCGGGACTGCACACCCATCTCCGTCAGACCATTGGTGAAGGCATCGATCAGACGATGGCGGAAGGATTAATCTATCAGCTTGAGGGATCCTGCTTTTTAAGCAAACGTGAAGCTAACTTGATGCGCGCAGCGATTTCAAGAGAATGTCTTATGATAAAGCTTCCTTACCGGGACGAGATCCGTGCCAGAATAATGAAAGCGATGCTGATCTCTTTATTAGGTAAATAG
- a CDS encoding protein arginine kinase, with the protein MPNLRFTEKALSDWMLGNANDSEIAISSRVRVARNLQQIPFPLLATSEQSMEVLELLTDMKTYEDLHSFGTFHMITLNEITSLDKKVLVEKHLISPSLANESQNGAVILSEDESVSIMINEEDHLRIQCLYPGFQVREAWEKATAIDDLFEAHIDYAFDGKRGYLTSCPTNVGTGLRASVMMHLPALVMTQQINRILSAVSQVGLTVRGIYGEGSEAAGNIFQISNQITLGQTEIEIIDNLHNVVMQIIEHEKNARQRLLNESKLRIKDRVKRSYGILLFAEILDSKEAAQRLSDVRLGVDLGIIEGPSIPMMNELNVMTQQGFLQKTFGEEMNLEERDMYRARLIREKLGAPHS; encoded by the coding sequence ATGCCAAATCTCCGGTTTACAGAAAAAGCTCTTAGTGACTGGATGCTCGGTAACGCAAATGATTCCGAGATTGCCATCAGCAGCCGTGTTCGGGTTGCACGTAATTTGCAGCAAATTCCTTTTCCATTGCTTGCCACAAGTGAGCAGTCGATGGAAGTGTTGGAGCTTCTAACAGATATGAAGACGTATGAAGATCTTCATTCTTTTGGAACCTTTCATATGATAACCTTAAACGAAATTACTTCACTAGATAAAAAGGTACTTGTGGAGAAGCATCTCATTAGTCCTAGTCTTGCTAACGAGTCGCAAAATGGGGCTGTTATTCTTAGTGAAGATGAATCCGTAAGTATTATGATTAACGAAGAAGATCATTTGCGCATTCAATGTTTGTATCCTGGATTCCAAGTCCGCGAAGCTTGGGAGAAAGCAACCGCTATAGATGATTTGTTTGAAGCTCATATAGATTATGCTTTTGATGGTAAAAGAGGCTATCTCACAAGTTGTCCGACAAATGTTGGAACAGGTCTAAGAGCATCTGTTATGATGCATTTACCTGCACTTGTAATGACTCAACAAATTAACAGAATTCTCTCTGCTGTATCCCAAGTAGGATTAACCGTAAGAGGTATTTATGGTGAGGGTAGTGAAGCCGCAGGTAATATTTTTCAAATATCCAACCAGATTACACTGGGTCAGACTGAAATTGAAATCATCGATAATTTACACAATGTAGTAATGCAAATTATCGAACACGAGAAGAATGCTAGGCAGAGATTGCTGAATGAGTCTAAGCTGCGAATCAAGGATCGTGTTAAACGATCGTATGGTATTCTGCTATTTGCGGAAATATTGGATTCTAAAGAGGCAGCGCAACGTTTATCTGATGTGAGACTTGGTGTTGATTTGGGGATCATTGAAGGTCCGTCCATCCCAATGATGAATGAATTGAATGTGATGACACAACAAGGATTTCTACAAAAAACATTCGGTGAAGAAATGAATTTAGAGGAACGAGATATGTATCGCGCGAGATTGATTCGTGAAAAGTTAGGTGCACCACATTCTTAA
- the disA gene encoding DNA integrity scanning diadenylate cyclase DisA: MKEAANQLDKMNDLLRLVAPGTAFRDGLENVLRAKTGALIVVGYSPEVMEVVDGGFSINCDFSPNYLYELAKMDGAIILSEDLKRILYANTQLIPESSIASSETGIRHRTAERVAKQTDKLVVSISQRRNIITLYQGSIRYSLKEIGVILTKANQAIQTLEKYRSVLNQSLTNLSASEFEELVTIPEVVNVIQRVEMVLRIKTEIKRYITELGNEGRLISMQLDELVSNMEVEAWLLYKDYAKVDDEDKIREIIAGLKRASNDELLDINYIVRLLGYPVSAVSEESIVPRGYRVLNKIPRLPNVIIHNLLERFEQLPHIMMATVDELDEVDGIGEVRARNIKEGLMRLQEQVFIDRQV; the protein is encoded by the coding sequence ATGAAAGAAGCAGCGAATCAGTTAGATAAAATGAATGATTTACTCAGGTTAGTGGCGCCGGGAACAGCCTTCAGGGATGGTTTGGAGAATGTACTGCGGGCTAAGACAGGCGCACTCATTGTTGTAGGCTATAGCCCTGAAGTTATGGAGGTCGTGGATGGTGGGTTCTCAATCAATTGTGATTTCTCACCCAATTATTTATATGAGTTAGCAAAGATGGATGGCGCCATAATACTAAGTGAGGACTTGAAGCGTATCCTTTATGCAAATACGCAGCTTATCCCTGAATCCTCTATTGCATCTTCAGAGACGGGAATCAGACATAGAACTGCAGAGCGAGTTGCTAAACAAACGGATAAATTAGTGGTCTCCATCTCACAGAGGCGTAATATTATTACGCTATATCAAGGTTCGATTCGTTATTCACTCAAAGAGATCGGTGTGATTCTGACCAAAGCTAATCAAGCGATTCAGACGTTGGAGAAATACAGGTCTGTATTAAACCAGTCATTAACGAATTTGTCTGCTTCTGAATTCGAAGAATTGGTAACTATTCCCGAAGTTGTTAACGTGATTCAACGGGTTGAAATGGTGCTGCGAATTAAGACAGAGATCAAAAGATATATCACAGAGCTAGGAAATGAAGGACGCCTTATAAGCATGCAGCTAGATGAATTAGTTAGCAACATGGAAGTCGAAGCTTGGTTGTTATATAAAGATTATGCAAAAGTGGATGATGAAGACAAAATTCGTGAGATTATTGCAGGCTTAAAGCGTGCTTCTAATGATGAATTGCTTGATATTAACTATATTGTCCGTTTGCTTGGTTACCCAGTGTCTGCTGTGTCGGAGGAGTCGATTGTGCCGCGGGGGTACAGAGTGTTAAATAAGATTCCACGACTCCCTAATGTGATCATCCATAACCTTCTGGAACGCTTCGAACAACTGCCTCATATCATGATGGCTACTGTGGATGAATTGGATGAAGTTGATGGAATCGGTGAGGTTAGGGCAAGGAATATCAAGGAAGGTTTAATGCGCTTACAAGAGCAAGTATTCATTGACAGGCAAGTGTAA
- the clpC gene encoding ATP-dependent protease ATP-binding subunit ClpC: MMFGRFTERAQKVLALAQEEAVRLGHNNIGTEHILLGLIREGDGIAAKALIGLGLGLEKIQDEVETLIGRGQEQPTNIAYTPRAKKVIELSMDEARKLGHTYVGTEHILLGLIREGEGVAARVLNNLGISLNKARQQVLQLLGSSEAVSNHNGTQANVSTPTLDSLARDLTAYAKEGNLDPVIGRSKEIERVIQVLSRRTKNNPVLIGEPGVGKTAIAEGLAQKIINNEIPETLRDKRVMTLDMGSVVAGTKYRGEFEDRLKKIMDEIRQAGNIILFIDELHTLIGAGGAEGAIDASNILKPSLARGELQCIGATTLDEYRKYIEKDAALERRFQPITVDQPSPEEAIQILFGLRDRYEAHHRVKITDEAIVEAVKLSDRYIPDRFLPDKAIDLIDEAGSKVRLHSYTIPPNLKELESRLEDIRKEKDASVQSQEFEKAAALRDTEQKIREELDVTKNQWKEKQGSTDSEVTPEDIAQVVASWTGIPVSKLKEEETARLLNMESILHERLVGQDEAVKAVSRAIRRARAGLKDPKRPIGSFIFLGPTGVGKTELARALAEAMFGDENSVIRIDMSEYMEKHSTSRLVGAPPGYVGYEEGGQLTEKVRRKPYSVVLLDEIEKAHPEVFNILLQVLEDGRLTDSKGRVVDFRNTLIVMTSNVGAEAIKKNSTLGFTAVQDGGADYGNMKDKVMGELKKSFRPEFLNRIDEIIVFHSLEQKHIAEIVTLMSEVLRKRLREHEVDFTLTDKAKAFLAKEGYDQAFGARPLRRAIQKHIEDRLSEELLTGNISKGDSLIIDEGENGLTVEKQDRRTELLDTPVSE; encoded by the coding sequence ATGATGTTTGGAAGATTTACGGAACGTGCGCAAAAGGTGCTGGCTTTGGCTCAGGAAGAGGCTGTTCGTTTAGGACATAATAATATAGGAACAGAACATATTTTGCTTGGTCTTATTCGTGAAGGAGATGGCATTGCAGCCAAGGCTTTAATTGGACTTGGTCTGGGGCTTGAGAAAATTCAAGATGAAGTGGAGACACTCATTGGACGAGGTCAAGAACAACCAACGAATATCGCTTATACTCCCCGTGCTAAGAAGGTTATTGAACTTTCTATGGATGAGGCCCGTAAACTGGGACACACCTATGTTGGAACAGAACATATTCTGCTAGGTCTGATCCGTGAAGGAGAAGGTGTGGCAGCACGTGTACTGAATAATCTAGGAATTAGCTTAAACAAAGCACGTCAACAAGTGCTTCAACTCTTGGGTAGCAGCGAAGCTGTATCCAATCATAACGGTACACAAGCTAATGTAAGCACGCCGACTCTCGACAGTTTAGCGCGTGATTTAACGGCGTATGCTAAAGAAGGTAACTTAGACCCAGTTATTGGACGGAGCAAGGAAATCGAAAGAGTTATTCAGGTATTGAGTCGTCGGACGAAGAACAATCCAGTTCTAATTGGGGAACCAGGGGTTGGTAAAACGGCGATTGCTGAAGGACTTGCTCAAAAAATCATTAATAATGAAATTCCAGAAACATTGCGTGATAAACGTGTCATGACCCTCGATATGGGATCTGTTGTAGCAGGTACAAAGTATCGTGGTGAATTTGAAGATCGCCTCAAAAAGATTATGGATGAGATTCGCCAAGCAGGTAATATTATTCTTTTCATTGATGAATTGCATACATTGATTGGTGCAGGCGGTGCTGAAGGCGCAATTGATGCTTCTAACATACTGAAACCTTCGCTTGCTCGTGGGGAACTGCAATGTATTGGTGCTACCACCCTTGACGAGTATCGTAAATATATTGAGAAAGATGCAGCATTGGAGCGTCGTTTCCAACCGATTACAGTAGATCAACCCTCTCCAGAAGAAGCTATTCAAATTCTATTTGGTTTGCGTGATCGTTATGAAGCGCATCACCGTGTAAAAATTACGGATGAAGCGATTGTAGAAGCTGTTAAGTTGTCAGATCGTTATATTCCAGATCGCTTTCTACCGGATAAAGCTATTGATTTAATTGATGAGGCTGGATCGAAGGTACGACTTCATTCGTACACTATCCCACCCAATCTGAAGGAATTGGAAAGTCGCTTGGAAGATATACGTAAGGAAAAGGATGCTTCTGTACAAAGCCAAGAATTTGAAAAGGCAGCTGCTCTACGTGATACAGAACAAAAAATTCGCGAAGAGCTTGATGTTACGAAGAACCAATGGAAAGAGAAGCAAGGAAGTACGGACTCAGAAGTAACTCCTGAGGATATTGCTCAAGTGGTTGCTAGCTGGACAGGAATCCCGGTAAGTAAGCTCAAGGAAGAAGAGACAGCACGTCTCCTTAATATGGAGTCCATTCTGCATGAACGTCTTGTAGGTCAAGATGAAGCAGTTAAAGCAGTAAGCCGTGCGATTCGTCGCGCTCGTGCTGGACTTAAAGATCCTAAGCGTCCTATTGGTTCATTTATATTCTTAGGTCCTACAGGTGTAGGTAAAACAGAACTAGCTCGCGCTTTGGCTGAAGCTATGTTCGGTGATGAGAATTCTGTAATTCGGATTGATATGTCTGAATATATGGAGAAGCATTCAACATCGCGCTTGGTTGGAGCGCCTCCAGGATATGTTGGTTATGAAGAGGGCGGTCAATTAACAGAGAAGGTACGTCGTAAACCCTATTCTGTTGTACTATTGGATGAGATCGAGAAGGCTCACCCTGAAGTGTTCAATATATTGCTTCAAGTACTAGAGGATGGTCGTTTAACGGATTCCAAAGGCCGTGTAGTTGATTTCCGTAATACATTAATCGTGATGACATCTAACGTAGGTGCCGAAGCAATCAAGAAAAATTCAACTTTAGGTTTCACTGCTGTACAAGACGGTGGTGCTGATTATGGTAATATGAAAGATAAAGTGATGGGAGAGCTTAAGAAGAGCTTCCGTCCAGAATTCCTGAACCGGATCGATGAAATTATCGTATTCCATTCCTTAGAACAAAAACATATTGCAGAGATTGTTACGCTCATGTCAGAAGTGTTACGTAAACGTCTGCGTGAACATGAGGTTGACTTCACGTTAACCGATAAAGCTAAAGCCTTCTTGGCAAAAGAAGGTTATGATCAGGCATTCGGTGCAAGACCCCTTCGTCGGGCGATTCAAAAGCATATTGAGGATCGTTTGTCCGAAGAGCTTCTAACAGGAAATATCAGTAAAGGTGACTCCCTTATTATTGATGAAGGCGAGAATGGTTTAACAGTTGAGAAGCAAGATCGTAGAACAGAATTACTCGATACTCCTGTATCTGAATGA